The DNA sequence cgggttagaatagtaccccttgcttgtcgtgagaggcgactaaatggggcggtccttcggacgagaccgcaaaaaccgaggccccgtgtcacagcaggtgtggcacgataaaaatccctacccgatcaaaggccgtaagcgccgagcgtaggcctatattttgcaacccttcaccggcaatggtgacgtctcaataggaGGGAAATATTCTCAAAGTGGGACgtaaaaaatataatcaatcaatcaattaattattGTAAATCTTGTAGATTTAAGACAGAGTGCTTTACTTGCATCAACTGTGCTTGGGTATTCCTTTAATTAAATCCTATAAATCGTCTATATTTGAGTAGTATGTAAAATGTTCACGTCAAATGGGATTTCCTTCCTGTTACGACTCTTTAATTTTCAATAAGAGTATAAAGAGCTTATAACGATGAAAACGACAGAGTAACTGAGCCGGTTGTCCTTCAATGATTCAACTTTACAGCTTGGGCATTCTTCTATATCCCATAAAATCCCCAGCACCTAGTATATCTCTCTATCCATCCATCTATCTGTCCGTCAGTCTATCTATCCATCTGTTAATATATCTATCTGTTTTCCCATCTATCTATCTCTTTGTCGAtctatctctctatctctctttctatctatctatatatctatatatctgtatatctGTCTCTTTTCCTATCTATCTCTTTGTCTGTCGATCTGTCTTTCTATATACCTGTTTACCTATCTATCTACattgtatctatctatctatctgtctgtctgtctgtctatctagcTGTCTATTTACCTATCTCTATCTGTGTGTATGTCTGTCTATTTACCCAtctatcaatatacatgtatctatctatctatctatctatctagcTAGCTAGCTAGctgtatatctatctatctctatcTGTGTTTATGTCTGTCTACTTACACAtctatcaatatacatgtatctatctatctgtctatctatctgtctgtctgtctgtctatctatctagcTAGctgtatatctatctatctctatcTGTGTTTATGTCTGTCTACTTACACAtctatcaatatacatgtatctatctatctatctatctatattgaAGATAGTAACATTAAGTTTAGgtataacaatatttcattcTCCTATATATTTTAAGGGAAGTATTGGTACcttcattcataaaatgaaataccaTTCGAACACCGCAAATAATATGGATAAGTCAGACGTGAAAATTCAGATGTGAACAGTCTGACCGTGTGAACACAAAGACCAATCCCAGATTTCAGTTCAAATATCATAACCGAGTTGAATTTCACCAATATTGCAATTCAATGTTCCATTTCATAGGCGGATCCAAGAATTTGTGATAGGGAAGGGGTgtctagcacttgatcttttagTTACTTTTCATAatctccacccccaccccatttACACTTTTGCCTGTGTACATAACATCTTAGGGAGATCTCGAGACAGTTTATGCATGAAAATGCTTTGTTATTTTACTACTTGTTCCCCAAGTTCTAGCCATTGTTATCGCTATATTCAGATCTGATTTCTAATTATTAAAAAAGTTGATTTAAAGGTTACCCCCAATAGGccaggggtctgggggcctcCCAGAAGCTCtgcggtaaatggtgcaaaatcctgcattccgAGCATTTCTTGACActtcattttcacttttaaattgtctgcttcttattttttttaataatatacttgtatctgacgaaaatatcgtacaTATACATCAGTGTTTCGTCTTATTTACccaaaaattaaatgatatactggtgttaataaatttgaatgatgcatttacatgcaagtatccacctttcatatcatttcgACTCAAAGtcttgttaaaattgaataacttaatttatTTGGTCCGCAAAGGGGTGTGTGGGGTGTGGACCccctagacccccccccctctggatccgcccttgtaCTTGATCATTAGTCGATTTTCAATTAATGCTCGTGAAACgtcatatttatcattttactAACTTTATTTCCAATAACTACCACTTGCTTGTTTGGTTGGTTGGCGGGACGCTCGAGAGTTTTTCACTCACATAGAGACTTCACCATTGctgttgaagggctgcaaaatttaggcctatactcaacacttacggcctttgagcagagagggatctttatcgtgccacacctgctctgACACGGGGCTTctgtttttgcagtctcatccgaaggattgccccatttagtcgtctcttacgacaagcaaggggtactgaggacctattcctaCCCGGATctcccaaggggggggggggtgttactgaggacctatttaacccggatcccgggGGTTGGTTACTGAAGACCTATTATAACCTGGATCTCCCAGGGGGGACTGAGCACATATGCTATCCCGAATCTCAGGGGATGGgtttactgaggacctattctaacccggggggggggggtactgaggacctattctgtcCCGgatcccgggggggggggggggggcactgaggacctattctatcccggatccccacgggcttGTTTGGTTGGCACTTTTTCAAAGGATAATATATTTCTGAACAATTATTGTGTAATATGAGGTAGTCGATTTGCACAAAACGTGCCAAATTTTACTCACCAAGTTTTATTATTTCCAGCGACAATGGAATCAGAATGGAGGAAAATGTGGTATTTGTGGTGATGCCTACGATCTTCCGCCACCCCGTCCTAATGAGGATGGTGGGACCTTTGGAAAAGGGATCATAATTAGAACGTATCGTTCGGGTGACGTCATCGACGCTGTTGTCAATCTGACATCCAATCATCTTGGCTGGATCGAGTTCAGGCTCTGTCCTCATGGCAACGATAACCCGTATGTTACACAACATTGCCTCGATACCAATTTACTACAGATATTGCACAGTGACAAAGGCAGCAAAAGAACGAAAAGGTTTTACGTAGGAAGGGAGAAACTGCTGAATTTAAAGGTCAAATTACCATATGACCTTCACTGCAAAAAATGCGTCCTTCAGTGGAAATACAACGCAGGTAATCCGTCAATATTTGATAATCCCGGTAGTATTCTTCTTTAGGGATGTCATAATTATCTCGATACTAATCTTATTTAGGGATGTCAAATCcgtcaatatatataataattggTTACACTGACGATTTTCCGATCAATTACCCAAAACCTGGTAGCAATGTAGAgacaattgttttattttttcctaAAACCTTGCGGTTTCTAAGCAAATTTTACGAAATTCTTTGATGGGAGGGGTGGTTCCCGTCTGATTGACTTCCTTTTTGTGTTTGAGTCGTATGTGGTTTTCCCCCTCCTCTGTATACGCTAAATTTACTTTGTACTGCTAACATTTTCTTCGCTTCTTCCAAAATATTTCCCCACATTTGAAGTCGGAGGCAGCATTTCTCCGTCTGTCCGGTTTCGCTACCGAGTACACTAGCTAAATGACTGAAACATTATAAAGCAAAAACGATTCCACGATGCTTAGTAAAACCAAATTATGAAAGTCACCACAAGGACTGATGAGAATTtgaggtgagatctgccatgTATCGGGGGTTGTCATGGTGATTATACTGTGTATAAACAACCAAAAGCGATAACGACCAGGCACTGGTGACGGTAAGTACGGTATATGggtgaatatttcacttataggTATTACGGAGTTTTGTAATGAggacattgaaatatttaaagatgCATGTAGTAATTTGTTATTCGGACATTCGATCGAGTACCCGGTTTAGAGGGCAATCGTTGACATTCCTAAATTTTTCCTGCACGCTGTCTGTGGCTGGCCACACTTCTATCAcacagttgtttttttttttttctctctctctcttgcatTTATATAAGACAGCGCTATAGACATATATAGCGTACACTTCAGAGCTGGAGGAAGTACATCTTCGATCACCTGTCAATAGTGCTGTTGCTTAGCGTGACAAATCGTAGATTGCATTCTGTTCCTCATTTCCTAGATTGCATCATCATGATACCTTATGGAAAAGTAACAAACAATGCTTATACTCTTATGTTTTCAGTAAAATCGCAAACTCTCTCCATCATTTAGGTAACAGCTGGGGTTGTGACAAGAGCGGATGTGGTCTTGGGGTTGGTCCACAAGAACAATTCTACAACTGTGCTGACATCAGCATCCTCAGGCCTGTAACGATCATACAGAGAGATTCGTCTGAAGAATCGAAAGAAGACTCCAAAAACAGTGACAACAAAAGGTCAAGAGAGGATGAGAATGACAGTTCGGATGACGATAATGTGATTGCAAAATATGACATAAAAGGAGGAAGAGGAAATTACATTAATGCGGTGACGGAGAAAACCAAACACGTCCACTGTCGACCCACCCAGCGTTGGCGGACAGTTCCGGGAATGGTCATGTGGTGTTTTCAAAATTGTCCAAAATGTCCTAAATCACACTGTAtatgcaaataaaaataatcaattctaataataatttttgtttttgttttattaaagGTAATCAAATTTGTATATAACAACACTCAACACCCAAAGTGTCGAATCTAATAGTAGATACGAGGTTAAATAAACAATTCCACGACCCGTCCCTTCCTCAGGAAAAACGAAATTTTAtactaataaaaatataaatgaaggGCCGGGCGAACACGCCCCTTCCCCCACCTGGACGCactagaagtgggatcaggtgcctagggggatatataatgattttgtttatttactgtGTATGGCAACATATGAATATTCTATATTGCTAACTTAGATGATGCATGTTTGTGGTGCCAATACTTGTTAATTTGAGATTTTGTGTTCTGTAGCAAACtgcaatgttttaaaaatttgaatagaatgctttccacaaaaaaaaattgtttagaaaTGCAAATTAAAGATTAAGAAAATTAAGTCGTCTCATTGTGCTGTATATTTGAACTCTATTTAAAACTTATAACCAATAAATTACTTTTAGATAAGCATATATCACGGACACAAATTATATTGCTGCTATGATATGTACATACATTACAATTAACAAATTCGAGTAAAATTATTagagttgaaaattttattccttGCCAATCAAAATCCCCAAAATGAACTATTTGAAACCTTTCATCTTTGTTTTCCTCTCACTTA is a window from the Ostrea edulis chromosome 5, xbOstEdul1.1, whole genome shotgun sequence genome containing:
- the LOC125651480 gene encoding uncharacterized protein LOC125651480 isoform X2, which produces MSKSRITMELTTYRCSLRILVVVIFCSIPKVWGHGYLVEPPQRSSLWRHGFGGPENYDDNGLNCGGFERQWNQNGGKCGICGDAYDLPPPRPNEDGGTFGKGIIIRTYRSGDVIDAVVNLTSNHLGWIEFRLCPHGNDNPYVTQHCLDTNLLQILHSDKGSKRTKRFYVGREKLLNLKVKLPYDLHCKKCVLQWKYNAGNSWGCDKSGCGLGVGPQEQFYNCADISILRPVTIIQRDSSEESKEDSKNSDNKRSREDENDSSDDDNVIAKYDIKGGRGNYINAVTEKTKHVHCRPTQRWRTVPGMVMWCFQNCPKCPKSHCICK
- the LOC125651480 gene encoding uncharacterized protein LOC125651480 isoform X1, which translates into the protein MFHLNIVFVSDGCTKSRITMELTTYRCSLRILVVVIFCSIPKVWGHGYLVEPPQRSSLWRHGFGGPENYDDNGLNCGGFERQWNQNGGKCGICGDAYDLPPPRPNEDGGTFGKGIIIRTYRSGDVIDAVVNLTSNHLGWIEFRLCPHGNDNPYVTQHCLDTNLLQILHSDKGSKRTKRFYVGREKLLNLKVKLPYDLHCKKCVLQWKYNAGNSWGCDKSGCGLGVGPQEQFYNCADISILRPVTIIQRDSSEESKEDSKNSDNKRSREDENDSSDDDNVIAKYDIKGGRGNYINAVTEKTKHVHCRPTQRWRTVPGMVMWCFQNCPKCPKSHCICK